From the Criblamydia sequanensis CRIB-18 genome, the window TCTCTTTTTGAAATTGCCTTTGCTTTTGGATGGCTTTTTGGAGGAGGAAACGCTTCTGATATCCCTTATGTTAAACGCCTTGCTTCATCTTTCGGGTCAGCTTTTCAAATAGCTGATGATTTTGATGATTTTGAAAGCGATGCAAAAGAAAGCCGAATGGCAAATAAAGTGATCCTTCTTGGTCCCGATCCTGCTTTTAAGGAGCTGGAAAGAGAAGTCTCAGCTTTTAATGACACTCTTTTTCATTTAAAGATTGAATCTCAAGCTTTTAAAGGAATTGGAAAGTACATATTAGAATGGGGAAGAGCCGGTAAAAACCGGCTCTTAGCGAAATCGTAAATTTAAGCGCCTGCCATCGCAGGTTCTTTTCGACCTTTTGGAGAAACCGGCTGAGGAAGAACTTGCTCTTCAGCCTCTACAGGCGAGCCTTTAACTTTTATCTTTTCCATAATTTTGGCTTCAATTTCTTCAAGCATCTTGGGATTTCCTTTTAGAACATCCCGCGCAGCTTCTCGGCCTTGTCCAAGTTTTTCATTGCCATAAGCAAACCAAGCGCCTTTTTTATCAACGATGCCATAATCAACTGCCAAATCAATAGCACTTCCTGTACGGGAAATACCCTCATCAAAAAGAATATCAAACTCAGCTACTGTAAAAGGAGGAGCCATCTTATTTTTAGCCACTTTTACCTTAACTCTATTCCCAATTTCTCTATTATCGGCGCTCTTTATAGAACCTGTTCTTCTTATGTCCAATCGAACGGACGAGTAAAATTTAAGGGCTCTTCCACCTGTTGTAGTCTCAGGGTTGCCATACATGACGCCAATTTTTTCACGAATTTGGTTGATAAACACAGCGCAAGTATTACTTCTTGATAGGGTCGCCGTTAGTTTTCTAAGAGCTTGAGACATCATACGGGCTTGAAGGCCAACAAAATTATCGCCTATCTCGCCTTCCAATTCAGATTTTGGGACTAGAGCTGCTACAGAGTCTATAATAATAACATCTACAGCATTTGATCTTGCCAGCATTTCTGCGATATTAAGAGCTTCTTCTCCGCAGTCCGGCTGAGAAATCATCAAATCATCTAAATTTACGCCGATTTTTGCAGCGTAAGACGGGTCAAGAGCATGTTCGGCATCAATATAAGCAACAAGGCCTCCCGCTTTTTGAGCATTAGCTACAATATGAATAGCAAGAGTTGTTTTACCGGAAGACTCAGGACCATAGATTTCAACAATACGTCCACGTGGAACACCGCCGATTCCTAAAGCCACATCGAGAGCTAAAGAACCGGTTGGCACGACTTCCACACCACGCATCGACTGCCTGTGTCCGAGGGACATAATCGCACCCTCTCCAAATTGTTTTTTGATATGGCTGACGGCAAGATCTAGCGCTTTCCGTCTTTCAGATTGCGGCTGACTCATAAATTTTTTCTCCTTAATAAACATAGAAAGCATAATTGATTTGGCAATGAGAATCCAGAAGGAAAAAGGAAAAGATTAAAATAAAAGCAATCAACTTAAATTTTTATATTTAAAATCTCATCCCATCTTGTGGTCCATCTTAAGGACCTTTTTTCCTGTCTCATAGCCCACTTTTTTTTAAGTCCTTCAGCTGCAAATTGAACAGCTTTCTTTCCCAATTTCTGGTTAAGTTCGTCGATAACGCCTTGCGCTTTTTCCCATTTTTGACAGTATTCAATTTTCTGAAAAAAAAGATCCCCTTGCTTTAACTCCCGGCTTGTAAGATCTCCAAGAATTACGCCCGCCTTCCGATAAATCCGCCCTTCCTCAAATAAATATCTAGCCCCCTCTTTCGCGGCGTTTATTAAAAATGGAGTGGACGAAACAGGTTCTTTAAAGATGATCTTTACAGATGAATAACCACGTCTAAAAGGGTGGTATTCTAAATACACAATGCAGTAAGAAGCATTGGACTGATCTTCCCTAAGCTTTTCTCCGGCGATCGATGCATAAGTTGAGACCGCTTCATAGAGCTCTTCAAGTGAAGTCACCGGCCTCCCAAAACACCTAGAACTCGTAATAGACTTTTTGGCAGCCGGAGCTTCCCCATTTGTGAAACAGCGTATTCCCCGAAGTTCAAACACAACACGAAGAAGGACCACTGAAAATCTTTTTTGAATAAAATCATCTTTTGCATCTCTTAGCTCCTTTGCATTGTTAATCAGGCTCAAGCCAAGTCCGGCATGCAAAGAGCTTCCAACTCCCCAAATTTTATGGGTTGGAGTATTTTCTAAAAAGGAAGACTCTTCTTCAGGTTTTAGAAAACAAATAAAATTTTTT encodes:
- the recA gene encoding recombinase RecA, whose amino-acid sequence is MSQPQSERRKALDLAVSHIKKQFGEGAIMSLGHRQSMRGVEVVPTGSLALDVALGIGGVPRGRIVEIYGPESSGKTTLAIHIVANAQKAGGLVAYIDAEHALDPSYAAKIGVNLDDLMISQPDCGEEALNIAEMLARSNAVDVIIIDSVAALVPKSELEGEIGDNFVGLQARMMSQALRKLTATLSRSNTCAVFINQIREKIGVMYGNPETTTGGRALKFYSSVRLDIRRTGSIKSADNREIGNRVKVKVAKNKMAPPFTVAEFDILFDEGISRTGSAIDLAVDYGIVDKKGAWFAYGNEKLGQGREAARDVLKGNPKMLEEIEAKIMEKIKVKGSPVEAEEQVLPQPVSPKGRKEPAMAGA
- a CDS encoding Y-family DNA polymerase; protein product: MKDPDTFIALVDCNNFYVSCERVFNPKLLNRPVVILSNNDGCVIARSNEAKELGIPMGAPFFQNREKFRKENVAVLSSNYALYGDMSHRVMSLIEEASSEVDFYSIDEAFLVWGAKSIEDQAKSLRKRILDYVGIPVSIGLGRTKVLAKLANAKAKKEKNFICFLKPEEESSFLENTPTHKIWGVGSSLHAGLGLSLINNAKELRDAKDDFIQKRFSVVLLRVVFELRGIRCFTNGEAPAAKKSITSSRCFGRPVTSLEELYEAVSTYASIAGEKLREDQSNASYCIVYLEYHPFRRGYSSVKIIFKEPVSSTPFLINAAKEGARYLFEEGRIYRKAGVILGDLTSRELKQGDLFFQKIEYCQKWEKAQGVIDELNQKLGKKAVQFAAEGLKKKWAMRQEKRSLRWTTRWDEILNIKI